A single genomic interval of Agromyces cerinus harbors:
- the gyrA gene encoding DNA gyrase subunit A, giving the protein MQRSYLDYAMSVIVGRALPDVRDGLKPVHRRVIYAMYDGGYRPDRAFSKCARVVGDVMGQFHPHGDTAIYDALVRLVQPWSLRYPLALGQGNFGSPGNDGAAAPRYTETKMAPLALEMVRDIEKETVDFQDNYDGRTQEPAILPARFPNLLVNGSVGIAVGMATNIPPHNLREVASGAQWYLEHPEASREELQEALIQRIKGPDFPTGAQILGVKGINDAYRTGRGSITMRAVVSVEELQGRTCLVITELPYQVNPDNLAIKIADLVKDGKVGGIADIRDETSGRTGQRLVIVLKRDAVAKVVLNNLYKHTQLQDNFGANMLAIVDGIPRTLSIDGFIAHWVDHQIEVIVRRTQYLLREAEARMHILRGYLKALDALDEVIALIRASATVDDARDGLKKLLEIDDIQADAILAMQLRRLAALERQKIIDEAESIQAEILDYQDILARPERQRTIVSTELAEIVAKYGDERRTHIMPGFDGDMSVEDLIPEEEMVVTVTRGGYVKRTRSDNYRSQHRGGKGVKGAQLRADDVVEHFFVTTTHHWLLFFTNMGRVYRAKAYEIQEAGRDAKGQHVANLLEMQPDEQIAEILDIRDYSVAQYLVLATRDGLVKKTELTAYDTNRSRGVIAINLREGDELVSAMLADEHDEILLVSKKGMSLRFEATDEALRPMGRSTSGVKGMSFRAGDQLLEASVVAASLTDGAEVDEAEATAGDDARYVFVVTEGGYAKRTAVDQYRLQNRGGLGIKVAKLNEDRGDLAGALIVGRDDEVLVVLASGKVVRSDVAEVPAKGRDTMGVVFAKFANDDRIIAIAKNSERNLVEEAAESEAAEPAREE; this is encoded by the coding sequence ACGCGATGAGCGTCATCGTCGGGCGCGCGCTGCCCGACGTCCGTGACGGCCTGAAGCCCGTGCATCGCCGCGTCATCTACGCGATGTACGACGGCGGCTACCGCCCCGACCGGGCGTTCTCGAAGTGCGCCCGCGTCGTCGGCGACGTCATGGGCCAGTTCCACCCGCACGGCGACACGGCGATCTACGACGCCCTCGTGCGCCTCGTGCAGCCGTGGAGCCTGCGGTACCCGTTGGCGCTCGGCCAGGGAAACTTCGGCTCGCCGGGCAACGACGGCGCGGCCGCCCCGCGATACACCGAGACGAAGATGGCTCCGCTCGCACTCGAGATGGTGCGGGACATCGAGAAGGAGACCGTCGACTTCCAGGACAACTACGACGGTCGCACGCAGGAACCGGCGATCCTGCCGGCGCGCTTCCCGAACCTGCTCGTCAACGGCTCGGTCGGCATCGCGGTCGGCATGGCGACGAACATCCCGCCGCACAACCTGCGTGAAGTGGCGTCCGGTGCCCAGTGGTACCTCGAGCACCCCGAGGCCTCGCGCGAGGAGCTGCAGGAGGCGCTGATCCAGCGCATCAAGGGCCCCGACTTCCCGACCGGCGCGCAGATCCTCGGTGTCAAGGGCATCAACGACGCGTACCGCACGGGCCGCGGCTCCATCACGATGCGCGCGGTCGTCTCGGTCGAGGAGCTCCAGGGCCGCACCTGCCTCGTCATCACCGAGCTGCCGTACCAGGTCAACCCCGACAACCTCGCGATCAAGATCGCCGACCTCGTGAAGGACGGCAAGGTCGGCGGCATCGCCGACATCCGCGACGAGACCTCGGGCCGCACCGGCCAGCGCCTCGTCATCGTGCTGAAGCGCGACGCGGTCGCGAAGGTCGTGCTGAACAACCTGTACAAGCACACGCAGCTGCAGGACAACTTCGGCGCGAACATGCTCGCGATCGTCGACGGCATTCCCCGCACGCTCTCGATCGACGGGTTCATCGCACACTGGGTCGACCACCAGATCGAAGTGATCGTGCGTCGCACGCAGTACCTGCTGCGCGAGGCCGAGGCTCGCATGCACATCCTGCGCGGCTACCTCAAGGCGCTCGACGCGCTCGACGAGGTCATCGCGTTGATCCGTGCATCGGCGACCGTCGACGACGCCCGTGACGGGCTGAAGAAGCTGCTCGAGATCGACGATATCCAGGCCGACGCCATCCTCGCGATGCAGCTCCGTCGTCTCGCGGCGCTCGAGCGCCAGAAGATCATCGACGAAGCCGAGTCGATCCAGGCCGAGATCCTCGACTACCAGGACATCCTGGCCCGGCCCGAGCGCCAGCGCACGATCGTCTCCACCGAGCTCGCCGAGATCGTGGCGAAGTACGGCGACGAGCGTCGCACGCACATCATGCCGGGCTTCGATGGCGACATGTCCGTCGAAGACCTCATCCCCGAAGAGGAGATGGTGGTCACCGTCACGCGCGGCGGCTACGTCAAGCGCACGCGCAGCGACAACTACCGCTCGCAGCACCGCGGCGGCAAGGGTGTCAAGGGCGCGCAGCTGCGTGCCGATGATGTCGTCGAGCACTTCTTCGTCACCACGACGCACCACTGGCTGCTGTTCTTCACGAACATGGGCCGTGTATACCGGGCGAAGGCGTACGAGATCCAGGAGGCCGGCCGCGACGCGAAGGGCCAGCACGTCGCGAACCTGCTCGAGATGCAGCCCGACGAGCAGATCGCCGAGATCCTCGACATCCGCGACTACAGCGTGGCCCAGTATCTCGTGCTGGCAACGCGCGACGGCCTCGTCAAGAAGACCGAGCTGACCGCGTACGACACCAACCGCTCGCGCGGCGTCATCGCGATCAACCTGCGGGAGGGCGACGAACTCGTCTCGGCGATGCTCGCGGACGAGCACGACGAGATCCTCCTCGTCTCGAAGAAGGGCATGTCCCTGCGCTTCGAGGCGACGGATGAAGCGCTCCGGCCCATGGGTCGCTCGACCTCGGGTGTGAAGGGCATGTCGTTCCGAGCGGGCGACCAGCTGCTCGAGGCATCCGTCGTCGCCGCCTCGCTCACCGACGGTGCCGAGGTCGACGAGGCCGAGGCGACCGCAGGAGACGACGCCAGGTACGTCTTCGTGGTCACCGAGGGCGGCTATGCCAAGCGCACCGCGGTCGACCAGTATCGCCTGCAGAACCGAGGCGGACTCGGTATCAAGGTCGCCAAGCTGAACGAGGATCGAGGCGACCTCGCGGGCGCCCTGATCGTCGGTCGCGACGACGAGGTGCTTGTGGTTCTTGCCAGCGGCAAGGTGGTACGCTCTGACGTCGCCGAGGTTCCCGCCAAGGGCAGGGACACGATGGGCGTCGTGTTCGCGAAGTTCGCGAACGACGACCGGATCATCGCCATCGCGAAGAATTCCGAACGGAATCTCGTGGAGGAGGCCGCAGAGTCCGAAGCGGCCGAGCCCGCGCGAGAGGAGTAA